A single genomic interval of Juglans regia cultivar Chandler chromosome 1, Walnut 2.0, whole genome shotgun sequence harbors:
- the LOC109007488 gene encoding probable pectinesterase/pectinesterase inhibitor 51, producing the protein MACIFFVSLVLFLSLSPGAVQPSPDAPSSISPAIRQACKATRFPIPCETSLTQSNQVPPNPTPLQLIQSAIWVSSQNLHTAQSMVKSILDSSTGNVNRTSAAKNCLESLTNSEYRISRTTEDALPHGRIKDARIWMSASLLYQQDCWSALKYANDTQMVNSTMSFLDSLVGLTSNALSMVFSYSIFGNQIGSWAPPKTERDQFWVGGGGSGSNFRGGFPSKLKADATVCKDGSGGCYKTVQEAVNAAPDNAGQRKFVIHIKEGVYEETVRIPLEKKNVVFLGDGMGKTVITGSLNVGQPGIWTYNTATVGVLGDGFMANGLTIQNTAGPDAHQAVAFRSDSDLSVIENCEFLGNQDTLYARSLRQFYKSCRIQGNVDFIFGNSASVFQDCQILICPRQVDPAKGEKNTITAHSRNDPAQFTGFVFHNCSINGTKEYMVLYRSNPKVHFNYLGRPWKLYSRTVFIHCNLEALITPEGWMPWDGDFALETLYYGEFGNSGSGSNVSKRVTWSNQIPTEHVLTYSIENFIQGDEWIPSSQ; encoded by the exons ATGGCCTGCATCTTCTTTGTCTCCCTtgtcctttttctttccctctctcccGGTGCCGTCCAACCCAGTCCTGATGCTCCCTCCTCCATCTCTCCCGCAATCCGCCAGGCCTGCAAGGCCACTCGCTTCCCTATCCCATGCGAGACCTCTTTGACCCAATCCAACCAAGTGCCCCCCAACCCCACCCCTCTCCAGCTCATCCAGTCCGCTATCTGGGTCTCCTCCCAGAACCTCCACACCGCCCAATCCATGGTCAAGTCCATCCTGGACTCCTCCACCGGGAATGTGAACCGCACCTCAGCCGCCAAAAACTGCCTGGAGTCCCTCACAAACTCCGAGTACCGGATCTCTCGGACTACCGAAGACGCACTGCCACATGGCAGGATCAAGGATGCGAGAATCTGGATGAGCGCCTCCTTGCTCTACCAACAAGATTGCTGGTCCGCGCTCAAGTACGCGAACGATACCCAGATGGTGAACTCGACGATGTCGTTTCTGGACTCATTGGTTGGGCTCACGAGTAACGCGCTGAGCATGGTATTCTCGTACAGTATTTTCGGGAACCAGATCGGGTCGTGGGCCCCGCCCAAGACCGAGCGGGACCAGTTCTGGGTGGGAGGTGGCGGCTCTGGGTCAAATTTTCGGGGCGGCTTCCCGTCGAAGCTAAAGGCGGATGCGACCGTGTGTAAGGATGGGAGTGGCGGGTGCTACAAGACGGTGCAAGAGGCAGTGAACGCCGCACCTGATAACGCCGGGCAACGGAAGTTCGTGATACATATAAAGGAGGGGGTATATGAGGAAACGGTCAGAATCCCGTTAGAGAAGAAGAACGTGGTGTTTTTAGGAGACGGGATGGGCAAAACAGTCATTACGGGGTCGTTGAACGTTGGCCAGCCCGGGATTTGGACATACAACACAGCCACAGTTG GTGTTCTTGGCGATGGATTCATGGCCAACGGCCTCACAATCCAGAACACGGCCGGTCCTGATGCACACCAAGCAGTGGCCTTCAGATCAGACAGTGATCTATCCGTCATTGAGAATTGTGAATTCTTAGGCAATCAAGATACACTCTATGCTCGCTCCCTTCGCCAATTCTACAAATCATGTCGCATCCAGGGAAATGTGGATTTCATTTTTGGAAACTCAGCATCAGTTTTTCAAGACTGCCAGATCTTAATCTGCCCCCGGCAAGTAGATCCAGCAAAGGGCGAGAAAAATACTATCACTGCACATAGCAGAAACGACCCTGCACAATTCACaggttttgtttttcataattgCTCGATAAATGGAACCAAGGAATACATGGTATTGTATCGTAGCAATCCCAAAGTACACTTTAATTATTTGGGGAGGCCATGGAAGTTGTACTCGAGGACAGTTTTTATACACTGTAACTTAGAAGCTCTTATTACACCAGAAGGCTGGATGCCATGGGATGGCGATTTTGCATTGGAAACACTTTATTATGGGGAATTTGGGAATTCTGGATCAGGCTCTAATGTGTCCAAGAGAGTAACCTGGAGTAACCAGATCCCAACAGAGCACGTACTCACATACTCCATCGAGAATTTTATCCAGGGAGATGAGTGGATTCCATCTTCTCAGTAA